CTGTTTTTTTTATGATTCTCCTTATACTTTAAATTTAGAAACCTCATTGGATAAATTTTCAATACTTGCTTTATTTTTCTGCGTAATATCGCTTACTTCTGCAATGGCAGCAGTAATTTGATCGGCTCCTGAAGCTATTTCGTTCATACTGTCGGTTGTTTCGAGCGTTATCTCGGCAAGCTTTTGCATTTCCTGCTCAATTTGGGAGCCGCCTGCAAGCATTTCGGCGGAACCTGCCTTAATTTCACTTGTTACGTCATTTATTCTTTTAATGGCATCAAGTACATGTTTTCCGTTTTCTTCTTGTTCGCTCATAACTTCCAAAATAGAATCTTCTTTTTCGGAGATTTGACTGACCAGCTCATATACATCGATAAAGGTCTTTTCCGCTCGAGAGCCGGCTTCGGTAATGTTACGAATAATTTCTGTGGTCTCTTTTATAACCGCCGCAATTTGCTTTCCTTGCAAATTAGAGCCTTCTGCAAGTTTTCTAATCTCGTCGGCGACAACCGCAAAACCTTTACCGGATTCCCCTGCGTGGGCTGCTTCTATTGCGGCATTCATTGCCAAAAGATTGGTCTGGCTTGCAATATTTTGAATGATTTGGCTCGCTTCAAGAAGAGACTCGGACTTTTCGGCGATTTGCTTTACAATCTCATTTGCAGTTCTTGCCCCGTCTTTGCCTTCCTTGGTTTGCCCGTAGACTGTTTTGATAAGTTCGTTATTTTCATTAAGCGTTTTTCCGATTTGAACGGTATTTTCTGCCATGTGCGTAATGACTGCAGAAGATTCGTTGATGCTTTCGGCCTGCATTTCAATACTTGAAACGAGCCTGCTAAGCCGCCCATTGATTTGTTCCACCGTTGCAACGGTTTCGGTAACGCCGGCAGCCTGAGACATAGCTTTTTCTTTTACGCCTTTAACGTTTTCACCTATCTGTTTAATTGCCGCTGCCGTTTCTTCCATAACTGCTGGACAGTCTTGAACCGATGGTGTTCATTTTGTCGGATTCTTCTTTTAAAGTGACTATCATAGTATGACTATGTTCGATTGCAGCATTTAGATTCATCATAATACGCCCGATTTCGTTATTCTTTTTTACTGCAACCCTATCGGTAAGGTCTCCTTCGGCAATTTTGCCGAAAACGGTTTCGAGCCGCTTAAAATAGCGTTTAAGAGTACCTGTAAAAATAAAAGCCAATGTAAAATACAGGACGAACATAAAAAGACCGATAAGAATCATATTTTTTAAAAGCGTATAAAAAAGTGAAAGTATTTCGTTTTGTTCAATTAAAAGTGCTACTTTCCAATCAAGTTCGGGAAGTGAAAAGACCGAGACCTTCCACCTATTTCCGTCAAGCATAATAAAAGCCGACCCCTCTTTCATTTTGTCTATTTCGGCAAAGGCGGGAACACCGGTTTCTTTTAAGGTTTTTAGGTTGTAGTCTTGATGTTTCGGATCGGCTAAAATCAACCCGTCGTTTTGCATAAGCATACAATAGCCCGACTTGCCGATACGGATGCTGGCGATGCGTGAAGCCAAATCCGTAAGGTTTAAGTCAAGACCGATACAGCCTAAAAAAGCTCCATCGGGATTCTTTATCGTCCGAGCCAATGTTACGACGGGGTTGCCGTCTGTCGATATATATACCGGCGTTATTATGACCTTTCCGTTTGCTTCCGCCGCATCCTTATACCAAGTTCTGGTACGCGGGTCATATCCATGCTCCTCTTCTTCAGTCCATGAACTGACGGCTCCGCCCCATTTCGTACCCAGATATATTTCTTTAAATTCTTCATAATTTTTTTCAATACGAACGAAGAGTGCGGTTATATCCTGTTCCGTTTTGCCGTTATGAGTATATACAATGTCTTTTCTTTCGCCTGTATAGTTATACAGCGTTTCATCGGCATTTTTGACGGCGGGGTTCTCAGCAAGCATAGTAACGGCATTTTTTCCGTTCCGGATAAAAAGGGTTATGGATCTTTCAATATTGGAAAATTGCTGTGCAGTAAATTCATCAAATTGGGTAATGTTCTTTTTATATAGCTGAAAGCCCACAACCGCACAAATAACGGCTACGATTGAAATAATTGTTACTGTAATCGCCCGTAAAAGGCGAGCCGTGATAGATGCAGCTTTTTTTCTTACAACACTGTCCTTAGTTTTTTGGAACGAAGGTAATGTAACTTTTTCTTTCATTTTGTCAAATCCTTTTTTCTATTATTTTTTTCTATTATATAGAATACGTTAATTATATCAAGACTTTTATTTTTCTGCAAGCCTCTTAAAGCGGGTTGATATTGAATTTAAGTCAATAGGGGAGGAAAAGAATTATTATGATAATATCAGCCGCCGCATTACATCTATGAATAATCTATAAAATATTCATTGACGTAAAATAAATATTTTGCTATACTAGCAATGAATAAAAGATAGAATATTCATTGCGATATAAAATAAAAACCTACTGGGGAGCGGAGGATGGCAAAAGCATTTACCGAGCAAGAAAGAATCAAAATAAAAGAAAAGATATTGGAAGCGGCGCTTGATCTATTTCACGATAAGGGGACGAAGGCGCTGAGTATAGCTGAATTGACGAAGCGGGCGGGTATTGCGCAGGGAAGCTTTTATAATTTTTGGAAAGATAAAGAGGCTTTGATTATGGAACTCATTGCATATCGATCAAGCCAAAAATTAAATTATATTGAAAAGAAGTTTTCAAATTCTCTCTCCGATCCGGCGGAATTTCTTACTGACATAATATACCGATATTCGGTTGATCTTATGGAAAAAATTCAAAAGCAGCCCATGTATGAAGATGCTTTTAAAATACTTGAAGCAAAAAAACTGAATGAAGTTCATAGAATTGAAATTCTGTATGATGGCTTTTTAACGAGGCTCATAGAATATTGGGAGCAGAACGATTCGATTAAGCGGGCAGATAAAAAAGGCTTATTGAATGCGTTTAGTGGAAGTTTTTTATTATGTTCTCATTATTATCAGTTTGATAAAGAGTATTTTAATGAAATGCTGATGACATTTATATCCGGAATAGTAAATAAGTATATAGAAAAATAAGGGCATAGTTTTGAAAATTTTAAGCATGGAGGAGCAAAAATGATACTTGATTTTGCACAAATACATAAGGATGACATATTAAGGGCCGGCGGCAAGGGTGCTAACCTTGGAGAGATGACTGCTGCGGGAATAAATGTGCCGAAAGGATTTGTCATTACCGCAGAGGCCTATCGGGAATTTTTAAAAGAGAACAAAATAGACGAAATCATCTCACGCACTCTCGTAGAAAAGCAAACGGATGAACAGGCATTGCTATCTGCAGCCGGAGAATTTCGGAAAAAAATCATAGCAGGACATTTTCCCGCTCAATTGGAAAAAGAGATAAGAGAGAAATACGCTGAACTCGGAGAATCGGCGAGAGTTGCGGTGCGCTCATCGGCAACGGCGGAAGATTTACCCGATGCAAGCTTTGCAGGTCAGCAGGAAACTTATTTAAATGTGCAAGGCATAGAGGATGTATTGATTTACATATGTCATTGCTACGCTTCACTGTGGGGTGACAGGGCGGTAAGTTATCGTTTTAATCAGGGATATAATCAAAATACTGTTGCGATTGCAGTTGTCATTCAAGAAATGGTAGAAAGTGAAAAAGCCGGTGTTTTGTTTACGCTTAATCCGGTAACGCAAAACAAAGATGAAATGCAAATCAATGCAAGTTACGGATTGGGTGAGAGTGTTGTAAGCGGACGCGTAACGGCGGATAATTACATTGTAAACAAGTCGGGTGATATTATTGAAATAAATATCGGAAGTAAAGAAACACAAATCGTCTATGGCGATAAGAATACAAAAGAAGAATCGGTAAGCGAAGCAAAAAGAACAGCGCGGGCATTGAATGATACCGAGATTGCCGGTCTTGTAAAAGCCGGATTAAAAATAGAAAAGCATTACGGTATGCCGATGGATATTGAATGGGCAATACGAAAGAACGAAATATATATTTTACAGGCACGCGCAATAACAACCTTAAAAAACAATGATGATAAAAAACTTATTCAAAAATATATTCAAAGCAAGCCATTAACAAAAAGTACAAAAGAAAATATGGCATTTCTGCTTGAAAAGATGCCTTTTGCATATCGGGTGCTGGACTTTGATTATATGATGGCGATTAACGACCAAAAAGCAAGGATATTCGCGGAAGGCGGTCTTGTTTTTAATTCAAATCCTGCAATTGATGACGACGGTATTCAAACGATTTTTAATGTCAAAAAAAGGTTATCGTTGAATATTTTTCATATCTTTAAAATAATACGTATGCTTAAAAACTTCGACTATTGTTCGGAAAAGTGTAAAAAATTTATGGCGCATTATGAAAAAGAGATAGAGCGGATAAAAACCTTAGACTTTCAAAATATGAGCTTGGCGGAATGCAGTAGATTCATGGAACAAAGTTATGAGCTTATTCAACAGCTTGCTTATGACAGATTTAAATACGCCTTGTTCCCGTCTTTTTTTATGAGTAAAAAATTCACAAAAATAATTAAACGAGTAGATAAAAATTATTCTGCATTTGATTTTTATTGGGAACTCAATAATAAAACAGCCGTCATTGCAAACGATATTTCACGCATAGCCGATGAGATAAAGAAAAATGCAGCTCTAACCGAAGCCGTACTATCCGGAGAAAAATTCAAAACCCTGTGTGCCGGCTTTCCCGAATTTAAACGGCTCGCAGATGATTTTATAAAACACAACGGTTTTAAATCGGATTACAATTGCTATTGTATTGAAGCAAAAACATTTATCGAAGATTTCGACAGGCTTGTCAATATTATACGCCCGCTATTAAGTGCCGACGTTCAGGATTCTTATAATGAAAAAGATAAAAAATACTCAAGTTTAATGCGGAACTTACAGCGTCTTTATGGAAACAAATATCCTCGTATAGAAAAGGACATACAGCACTTTCGGTATTTTCATGTTGTCCGCGAAGAATCACAATATTTGTGGGAAGCTGTCTTTTATTATGTCAGGCAATGTGTAAGACGGATAAATATTCTTTTATTAAACAGTGAAGATTATAAACACGGAATTGTAAATCTTTTTCATCGTGAATTAATGGAAGTGCTTAAAACGGGACGGCTAACCGATGTCTATAAAGAAAAGATAAGAATACGGAATGAAAAATTTCCGCTTGCAGAAAAAGTTTGGGAAGCTTCAAAATTACTTGTGTTTGATTCAAGAGGCGATGTGCTGAAAGGAGTAAGCGGAAGTCAGGGGACTGTTGTAGGAAAGGCGTGCCTTATCTGCAAGCCTGAGGAATTTTATAAAATGCAAAAAGGCGATGTACTTGTGTGTCATCTTACGGATCCCGAATGGACTCCGCTTTTTAAACTTGCAAGTGCTGTCGTCGCAGATACCGGTTCCGCGTTAAGTCATGCTGCGATTGTCGCTCGGGAATTTAATATACCGGCAGTATTGGGTGTAGGTTTTGCCACCGCAAAATTTAAAGACGGCGATTTTATAAAAGTTGACGGAAACAAAGGCGAAGTGCGGAACTGTTGAGATGGATTCAAAAGAGCTGAGACGGTTTAACATTTTAACAAAACCGATTTTTCCGCTGTTAGTTAAAACTTCAATTCCGACAATAATCGGAATGTTGATCAGCGTTATATATAATTTGACCGATACTTTTTTTGTCGGCCGCTTAAATAACAGAGCGATGATTGCGGCAATCGGTATTGTGTTTAGTTTTGTCAGCATTATTCAGGCAATCGGTTTTTGGTTCGGCTACGGCAGCGGTAATGCAATGTCAAAAAAAATCGGAGAACAAGACTATGCGGAAGCGGAAACCATTTCGTCGATAGGAATTGTTCTTGCAATTATAACCGGTATTGTGATCGCAATCGGAGCAAGTGTTTTTATTCTACCTCTTTCAAAATTCATCGGCGGAAGTGCATCTCAAGATGTTCTCACATTTACCGTTCAGTATTTAAGGATTATTATCATCAGCATTCCGTTCAGTTTATATGCACTAACGGTTTATAATCAGCTGCGCCTTTGCGGAAATGTACGCGACGGAATGATCGGGCTTCTTTCGGGAATGCTCAGCAATATGGCGCTTGATCCCGTATTGATGTTTGTTTTTAAGCAGGGATTTATCGGCGCAGGCTATGCAACGCTTATCGGTCAGATTATCGGATGTGTTGTGTTGACGCTCTTAGCAAAAAGGCACGAGAGTATTTCGTTCAATCTAAAAAAAGTTCAATACAGTAAAGAACGTATGTATCATATTCTTGCAGGCGGTATGCCCAATTTTTCGCGGCAGGCAATTACCTCCGCCGCATTGGTTTTACTTAATGTTAAAGCGGCACAATACGGAGAAAGCATGATAGCGGCTTTAACGGTAAGTTCAAGAGTTGCCGCTTTGGCCTATATGATTATGATCGGCTGGGGGCAAGGCTTTCAACCGATTTGTGCAATGAATTACGGTGCCAAACAATACTCAAGAGTAAAAAAAGCTTTTATTATTACGGTTTTAATCGGAACAATTTTTTTAACGGCCGCCTCAATAATCTTATTTCTCTTTGCCGAAAAATGTATCGGAGTTATGTCTAAGGATGATGAGGTAATTTTTGCCGGAATTAAGATACTGAGAATGCAATGCTTTTCACTGCCGCTTTTAAGCTTTTTTGCCGTGAGCAGTATGTTCATGCAGAACATCGGTCATTATTTTTCATCCCTCCTCATATCGATTTCACGACAAGGA
The DNA window shown above is from Treponema denticola and carries:
- a CDS encoding PEP/pyruvate-binding domain-containing protein yields the protein MILDFAQIHKDDILRAGGKGANLGEMTAAGINVPKGFVITAEAYREFLKENKIDEIISRTLVEKQTDEQALLSAAGEFRKKIIAGHFPAQLEKEIREKYAELGESARVAVRSSATAEDLPDASFAGQQETYLNVQGIEDVLIYICHCYASLWGDRAVSYRFNQGYNQNTVAIAVVIQEMVESEKAGVLFTLNPVTQNKDEMQINASYGLGESVVSGRVTADNYIVNKSGDIIEINIGSKETQIVYGDKNTKEESVSEAKRTARALNDTEIAGLVKAGLKIEKHYGMPMDIEWAIRKNEIYILQARAITTLKNNDDKKLIQKYIQSKPLTKSTKENMAFLLEKMPFAYRVLDFDYMMAINDQKARIFAEGGLVFNSNPAIDDDGIQTIFNVKKRLSLNIFHIFKIIRMLKNFDYCSEKCKKFMAHYEKEIERIKTLDFQNMSLAECSRFMEQSYELIQQLAYDRFKYALFPSFFMSKKFTKIIKRVDKNYSAFDFYWELNNKTAVIANDISRIADEIKKNAALTEAVLSGEKFKTLCAGFPEFKRLADDFIKHNGFKSDYNCYCIEAKTFIEDFDRLVNIIRPLLSADVQDSYNEKDKKYSSLMRNLQRLYGNKYPRIEKDIQHFRYFHVVREESQYLWEAVFYYVRQCVRRINILLLNSEDYKHGIVNLFHRELMEVLKTGRLTDVYKEKIRIRNEKFPLAEKVWEASKLLVFDSRGDVLKGVSGSQGTVVGKACLICKPEEFYKMQKGDVLVCHLTDPEWTPLFKLASAVVADTGSALSHAAIVAREFNIPAVLGVGFATAKFKDGDFIKVDGNKGEVRNC
- a CDS encoding MATE family efflux transporter, with the translated sequence MDSKELRRFNILTKPIFPLLVKTSIPTIIGMLISVIYNLTDTFFVGRLNNRAMIAAIGIVFSFVSIIQAIGFWFGYGSGNAMSKKIGEQDYAEAETISSIGIVLAIITGIVIAIGASVFILPLSKFIGGSASQDVLTFTVQYLRIIIISIPFSLYALTVYNQLRLCGNVRDGMIGLLSGMLSNMALDPVLMFVFKQGFIGAGYATLIGQIIGCVVLTLLAKRHESISFNLKKVQYSKERMYHILAGGMPNFSRQAITSAALVLLNVKAAQYGESMIAALTVSSRVAALAYMIMIGWGQGFQPICAMNYGAKQYSRVKKAFIITVLIGTIFLTAASIILFLFAEKCIGVMSKDDEVIFAGIKILRMQCFSLPLLSFFAVSSMFMQNIGHYFSSLLISISRQGFFYLPLLYILPALYGKTGIYLLQPFSDVLSFLFALAVVYKWYSSGAFNSSLNAG
- a CDS encoding TetR/AcrR family transcriptional regulator; protein product: MAKAFTEQERIKIKEKILEAALDLFHDKGTKALSIAELTKRAGIAQGSFYNFWKDKEALIMELIAYRSSQKLNYIEKKFSNSLSDPAEFLTDIIYRYSVDLMEKIQKQPMYEDAFKILEAKKLNEVHRIEILYDGFLTRLIEYWEQNDSIKRADKKGLLNAFSGSFLLCSHYYQFDKEYFNEMLMTFISGIVNKYIEK